Proteins from one Pelagicoccus sp. SDUM812003 genomic window:
- a CDS encoding pectinesterase family protein, giving the protein MMVKELAACFCFLSLLVVSKGSQSAALKADFVVAGDGSGDFTTIQDAIDAVPDFRKQRTVILVKPGVYEERLTLASTKNKVSLIGEDPRTTIVATSMHAKSLNRFGEQVGTTGSSGFFLFGDDFTCRNFTFENRAGPVGQAVAVRVDGDRAFFENCRFIGNQDTLYPHGRDSRQYYKNCYIEGTVDFIFGWSTAFFEECEIFCKTSGYVTAASTEKGQTYGFVFKNCRIVGDAAEDTFYLGRPWRPYAKTVFIDCYMGDHIKAEGWHNWGKEAAEKTVFYAEYGSVGPGAASPEARVDWARTLAEEDLPLFERSQVLGDWDLDTVDR; this is encoded by the coding sequence GTGATGGTAAAGGAATTGGCTGCCTGTTTCTGTTTTCTGTCGCTTCTGGTCGTTTCGAAAGGAAGCCAGAGCGCTGCGCTCAAAGCCGACTTCGTCGTAGCGGGTGATGGGAGCGGGGATTTCACGACCATTCAGGACGCGATCGACGCTGTGCCTGATTTTCGAAAACAGCGCACGGTCATCTTGGTCAAGCCAGGCGTTTACGAAGAACGGCTCACTCTCGCGTCAACCAAGAACAAGGTTAGTTTGATCGGAGAGGATCCGAGAACGACGATCGTCGCCACGTCGATGCATGCTAAATCTTTGAACCGATTCGGCGAGCAGGTTGGCACCACGGGGTCCTCTGGCTTCTTTCTGTTCGGCGACGATTTTACCTGCCGGAACTTCACTTTCGAAAACCGAGCGGGCCCGGTGGGGCAAGCGGTAGCGGTGCGGGTGGACGGCGACCGAGCGTTTTTCGAAAACTGTCGCTTTATTGGAAATCAGGACACGCTTTACCCTCACGGTCGAGACAGCAGACAATACTATAAGAACTGCTACATCGAGGGAACGGTGGATTTCATCTTTGGTTGGTCGACCGCCTTTTTTGAAGAATGTGAGATCTTCTGCAAAACGAGCGGATACGTCACTGCAGCCTCGACCGAGAAGGGGCAAACCTATGGGTTTGTATTCAAAAATTGCCGGATCGTCGGAGATGCGGCTGAGGATACGTTTTATCTCGGCCGACCTTGGCGACCCTACGCCAAAACCGTATTCATTGATTGTTACATGGGGGATCATATCAAAGCGGAAGGCTGGCACAATTGGGGGAAGGAAGCGGCGGAAAAGACCGTATTTTACGCCGAGTACGGAAGTGTCGGGCCTGGCGCTGCTTCGCCAGAAGCTCGCGTCGACTGGGCTCGAACCCTTGCGGAAGAGGACTTGCCGTTGTTCGAGCGCTCTCAAGTCCTCGGTGACTGGGATTTGGATACGGTGGATCGCTAG
- a CDS encoding LytTR family DNA-binding domain-containing protein — protein MKLLIVEDEASIMDRLVRLARSILKERIETLHTAINLSEALALIETHQDIDLLLLDLNLEGRDGFDILKDLASRSFQTIVVSAYTRRAIEAYELGVLDFVPKPFDEERLGLAFSRVTESVPLDAHFAKYLAVRSAGRIELISLEEIEYVQADGPCSLIQKTDGAPRCHDKMLKTLQQILPPHFERVHKSFLANMQAIDGMIAGPDHQNVLTFPSGRTIPLSRSFAKAFRARLETRDP, from the coding sequence ATGAAACTGCTAATAGTCGAAGATGAAGCCAGCATCATGGACCGTCTCGTCCGCCTCGCCCGTTCTATTCTAAAAGAGCGTATCGAAACGCTTCATACGGCTATCAATCTCAGCGAAGCGCTCGCGCTGATCGAGACTCACCAGGATATCGACCTCCTTTTGCTCGATCTCAACCTGGAGGGGCGAGACGGATTTGATATCCTAAAGGATCTTGCCTCTCGCTCCTTCCAAACCATCGTTGTATCCGCCTACACCAGACGGGCCATCGAAGCTTACGAACTTGGCGTATTGGACTTCGTGCCGAAACCCTTCGATGAGGAGCGACTCGGACTAGCGTTCAGTCGCGTGACCGAAAGCGTTCCTCTCGACGCCCATTTCGCGAAGTATTTAGCGGTTCGCTCCGCGGGTCGCATCGAGCTGATTTCACTTGAGGAAATCGAATACGTGCAGGCGGATGGCCCTTGCTCCCTCATCCAGAAAACAGATGGCGCACCGCGCTGCCACGACAAGATGCTGAAAACGCTCCAGCAAATCCTTCCACCGCACTTCGAAAGGGTCCACAAGTCCTTCCTGGCAAACATGCAAGCCATAGATGGCATGATAGCAGGACCGGACCATCAGAACGTGCTCACTTTCCCCAGTGGACGTACCATTCCCTTGAGTCGCTCGTTCGCCAAGGCGTTCCGTGCTCGACTAGAAACGCGCGATCCATAG
- a CDS encoding cupin domain-containing protein produces the protein MKFDIKCIIPSTATGGRLVGFEEIVAPQFGPPLHTHRQQTEIFHIIEGDFLFQRGDQQLYLSAGDSCLIPPGVVHTFKNIGDTPARHHFELLEAGNSEEFFSRIVSEFSNITDMNAFFSQYGLDLVGPPL, from the coding sequence ATGAAATTCGATATCAAATGCATCATCCCCAGCACCGCGACCGGTGGTCGTCTCGTTGGTTTCGAGGAGATCGTCGCTCCTCAGTTTGGTCCCCCTCTCCACACCCATCGCCAACAAACGGAAATCTTTCACATCATCGAAGGCGACTTCCTGTTTCAAAGAGGCGACCAGCAGCTGTACCTTTCAGCTGGCGATAGCTGCCTCATTCCTCCCGGAGTTGTCCATACCTTCAAAAACATCGGAGACACGCCAGCTCGACACCACTTCGAATTGCTGGAGGCTGGGAACTCAGAGGAGTTCTTTTCACGCATCGTATCCGAATTTTCGAACATCACGGACATGAACGCGTTTTTCTCCCAATACGGACTCGATCTGGTGGGACCTCCTCTTTAA
- a CDS encoding DUF5995 family protein: protein MADTIDEVISELAAIVQLEERRYSAAGFFPALYRRVTIEVKKAIQASAFQDNQRMERLDVVFANRYIDAYNRFQNNEQPTQSWKFAFEQTANSKLTTLQHLLLGMNAHISLDLGIAAAAVCDAENPLSLKEDFYTINHILGSLINDTQRRLTRIFGPLGVIDHLLGPIDESISLFSIGYARDKAWAQTLELLLGGQVSYDEQIMTRDRSVAGFGKALAEPTKRCIRILLLLVRVLERGNVSDRIRILNEMSR, encoded by the coding sequence ATGGCTGATACAATAGACGAAGTTATTTCGGAACTGGCGGCTATTGTGCAACTTGAAGAAAGGCGGTACTCGGCAGCAGGCTTTTTCCCTGCTCTCTATCGCAGGGTAACGATAGAGGTCAAAAAAGCGATTCAGGCATCCGCATTTCAAGACAACCAGCGCATGGAGCGACTCGATGTCGTATTCGCAAATCGGTACATCGATGCCTACAACCGTTTCCAAAACAATGAGCAACCTACTCAATCCTGGAAATTCGCGTTCGAGCAGACTGCCAATAGCAAGCTGACTACGCTTCAGCATTTGCTGCTCGGCATGAACGCTCACATTTCGCTCGATCTGGGTATCGCCGCGGCGGCCGTTTGCGACGCCGAAAATCCGCTGTCGCTCAAGGAGGATTTTTACACCATCAACCATATACTCGGCTCCCTGATCAACGACACGCAGCGACGCCTCACCCGCATCTTCGGACCGCTCGGAGTCATCGATCATCTTTTAGGGCCCATTGACGAATCCATCAGTCTCTTTAGCATCGGCTACGCCCGTGACAAAGCGTGGGCGCAAACCTTGGAGCTCCTGCTCGGGGGACAGGTTAGCTATGACGAGCAAATCATGACTCGCGACCGATCCGTCGCTGGGTTTGGAAAGGCGCTCGCAGAGCCCACTAAGCGTTGTATCCGTATCCTACTACTACTAGTGCGCGTCCTAGAACGCGGCAACGTGTCGGACCGCATCCGCATCCTGAACGAAATGTCGCGGTGA
- a CDS encoding histidine kinase, producing MSRCLILLILIVLPALEAQDSRAENGFVGSPYIFESFRLTDLTQPAAAAAKPVEITVDNPYYIALPLQRNLPTRFQIELTLVALTDQQIDDSPVLSLYLPATYELSWETDFLGRNGRLDEAMDELSVGNSYRSFPLPTPLKAGAKYTLTIRGVHSFDETNGHAMMLILQTISERLATAGKSTLIYCLYLAFALFGVYLVAYSAFEKERRQYLLLGLSCIVFGLYAVNKLLYYQLNVPYPYLDWIGIGVLFVHTCLSILAPASLISLLRFQKPWLFALCLVPYALSKVISDLEIIPSTAYVCVAISLYAVASKRPHSLKALAISSLLLANYQLPFLVQNQAIGLGILAAILFVSIIKLQRMESRKRSQAQLQNARLELELLKSKIEPHFVLNSLTSAIEWIETNPKQGVKLIQALAKEFELLSDISDKPLIPIAIEIESCRSYLKIMEYRKKASYQIDCEGIDPEDTIPPAVLRNLVENAITHNSYGQQGIRFTVQQSKRAGERRLVFSAPLGKTDSNATSQRDGTGIRYIKARLAESYPSWHFEHGPEGEFWKTTITIP from the coding sequence ATGTCGCGTTGCCTAATCCTCCTGATTCTTATCGTCCTGCCTGCTCTTGAGGCGCAAGACAGTCGAGCGGAAAACGGCTTCGTCGGATCGCCATACATATTCGAGTCGTTCAGATTGACCGATCTGACGCAGCCCGCAGCAGCAGCCGCGAAGCCTGTAGAGATTACCGTTGATAACCCGTACTACATCGCCCTGCCGCTGCAAAGAAACCTTCCGACTCGCTTCCAGATCGAACTGACGTTGGTTGCGCTGACTGATCAGCAGATTGACGATTCACCGGTACTTTCTTTGTATTTGCCCGCCACCTACGAGTTGAGTTGGGAAACAGATTTTCTCGGTCGCAATGGCCGACTCGATGAGGCGATGGATGAGCTTTCCGTTGGAAACAGCTATCGGAGCTTTCCGCTCCCCACCCCTCTGAAAGCGGGAGCAAAGTACACCTTGACCATTCGTGGCGTGCATTCCTTCGACGAAACGAATGGGCATGCCATGATGCTTATTCTCCAAACCATCAGCGAGCGTTTGGCGACTGCTGGAAAATCGACGCTTATCTACTGCCTCTATCTCGCGTTCGCTCTATTCGGCGTTTACCTCGTAGCTTATTCCGCCTTCGAGAAGGAACGCCGACAATACCTTTTGCTCGGGCTAAGCTGCATCGTGTTCGGGCTCTACGCGGTCAACAAGTTGCTCTATTATCAGCTGAACGTGCCGTATCCCTATCTGGACTGGATTGGCATTGGCGTTCTATTCGTCCACACGTGCTTGTCCATTCTCGCTCCAGCTTCGCTAATTTCGCTGCTCCGCTTTCAGAAACCTTGGCTTTTCGCTCTCTGCCTCGTGCCATATGCCTTGAGCAAGGTTATAAGCGACCTCGAAATCATCCCATCAACCGCATACGTCTGCGTAGCCATTTCGCTCTACGCCGTCGCATCGAAGCGACCACATTCACTGAAAGCGCTAGCGATTTCTTCGCTCCTCCTCGCGAACTACCAGCTTCCATTTCTCGTACAAAATCAAGCGATCGGACTGGGGATACTGGCTGCGATCCTATTTGTATCGATTATTAAGTTACAACGCATGGAGTCGCGCAAACGATCCCAAGCTCAACTACAAAACGCCCGACTCGAACTCGAACTACTAAAAAGCAAGATCGAACCGCATTTCGTGCTCAATTCGCTCACCTCCGCTATCGAATGGATCGAGACCAATCCCAAGCAAGGAGTGAAACTGATTCAAGCCTTGGCAAAGGAATTCGAGCTGCTGTCAGACATTTCGGATAAACCGCTTATTCCGATCGCCATCGAAATCGAGTCCTGCCGGAGCTATTTGAAGATCATGGAGTATCGGAAAAAGGCATCCTATCAAATCGATTGCGAAGGTATCGACCCGGAGGATACGATTCCCCCTGCTGTATTGAGAAACCTGGTCGAAAACGCCATCACCCACAACAGCTACGGACAGCAAGGCATTCGCTTCACTGTGCAGCAAAGCAAACGAGCTGGCGAGCGGAGACTCGTGTTCTCCGCCCCGCTTGGCAAAACCGACTCGAATGCGACAAGCCAGAGAGATGGCACCGGGATTCGATACATCAAAGCAAGACTCGCGGAATCCTACCCGTCATGGCACTTCGAGCACGGTCCCGAAGGCGAGTTCTGGAAAACGACGATCACCATCCCATGA
- a CDS encoding molybdopterin cofactor-binding domain-containing protein — MKQTVSRRHFLKLGAAAGGGLLVKAYWTPVSFANEATIINSNSPWFWAEFLADGSVSLKLSKQEMGQGVHTGLAMLFAEEACLDWSKVSASQANWDRGSRAYYESPFGVVTGGSSTIHTLWEPMRLAGAQVRDCFVRAAARKWKVDPQSCTAKNGYVLNQSSGESLSYHELSHKAKTFAPSESPELKPRERYELIGKSVSSRHNRAFVTGSANYASNVRLPGMLHAVVNRRPLLGSKLVSFDARETLNVPGVVDVVEISGDEESEGFVFGLAGGVAVLAESTWSAMQGARVLKVEWDMGENANASYDSVRSANERRDFIKSEVKNDFGDIETAFSTAVETVESSYENLLQAHGQMEPLTSTASFKNGNLEIWSSCQDMRGSVQYVARLLAIEEDAVTLHSALAGGSFGRLAWADYVGESALLSKMVGKPVKVTWTREDDMRCDYYHPQKISKWKGCLDSEGFVSGIWSEYGILGTPSYWWLLHWAYLPYGIDNVKVESNLIKQPIRTGAWRSVVEHMQAFPEESFIDELSYVAGEDPYRFRLKHVRRAVERFEGDDYWRQMGQRAKLVLESVPDFYDWDAPLGLGKGRGIAMSKFGSTIVCQIAEVDLGERDFTVERIVAIVAPGKVLNPQLAENQIEGGILWALSACKHGRLSFEHGKVKEDNYDAYPVLRFSETPELQVHFLEDEGPLGGMGELGVPATAPAVANAIYAISCKRLRSLPFDTNTLFGNV, encoded by the coding sequence ATGAAGCAGACAGTCAGTCGCAGACACTTCTTGAAACTAGGCGCGGCGGCCGGTGGCGGTTTGCTTGTCAAAGCCTATTGGACGCCCGTTTCGTTTGCCAATGAAGCGACGATTATCAACTCGAACTCGCCTTGGTTTTGGGCGGAGTTTCTAGCGGATGGCAGCGTCTCGTTGAAGCTGAGCAAGCAGGAAATGGGGCAGGGCGTGCACACAGGACTTGCGATGCTCTTTGCGGAGGAAGCCTGCCTGGACTGGAGCAAGGTGTCAGCGAGTCAGGCCAACTGGGATCGTGGGTCGCGAGCCTACTACGAATCTCCGTTTGGTGTAGTGACGGGCGGAAGTTCGACGATTCACACCCTTTGGGAACCGATGCGACTTGCGGGTGCGCAAGTGAGAGATTGTTTCGTAAGGGCTGCCGCTCGAAAGTGGAAGGTCGATCCGCAATCGTGTACCGCGAAAAATGGATACGTGCTTAACCAATCCTCCGGGGAGTCACTTTCCTACCACGAGCTTAGTCACAAAGCGAAAACCTTCGCTCCGAGCGAGTCCCCAGAGTTGAAGCCAAGAGAACGCTATGAACTGATTGGGAAGTCCGTTTCGAGTCGCCACAATCGGGCTTTTGTCACCGGTTCGGCGAACTACGCCAGCAATGTCAGGCTTCCAGGTATGCTCCACGCCGTGGTCAATCGTCGACCTTTGCTCGGCAGCAAGCTGGTCTCCTTTGACGCCAGGGAGACGTTGAACGTTCCCGGAGTCGTCGACGTGGTCGAGATTTCTGGAGACGAGGAAAGTGAAGGATTCGTTTTCGGACTGGCCGGCGGAGTGGCGGTTTTAGCCGAGTCGACCTGGTCGGCCATGCAGGGGGCACGAGTATTGAAAGTCGAGTGGGACATGGGGGAGAATGCAAATGCCAGCTACGATAGCGTGCGAAGCGCAAACGAGCGGCGAGACTTCATCAAGAGCGAGGTTAAAAATGACTTCGGCGATATCGAAACGGCTTTCTCAACAGCGGTGGAAACCGTCGAGTCCAGCTATGAAAACCTGTTGCAAGCCCACGGGCAAATGGAACCCCTCACCTCCACTGCCAGCTTCAAGAATGGAAACCTCGAGATATGGTCATCCTGCCAAGACATGCGCGGATCAGTGCAGTATGTTGCGCGATTGCTCGCTATCGAAGAAGATGCAGTCACGCTTCACAGCGCCTTGGCGGGAGGTTCGTTCGGAAGGCTGGCTTGGGCTGATTATGTAGGTGAATCCGCACTACTGTCCAAAATGGTTGGGAAACCTGTGAAGGTGACGTGGACGAGAGAGGACGACATGCGGTGCGACTACTATCACCCTCAGAAGATATCAAAGTGGAAAGGCTGTCTCGATAGTGAGGGCTTTGTATCCGGAATCTGGAGCGAATACGGAATCTTGGGAACTCCCTCCTATTGGTGGCTACTTCACTGGGCGTACCTGCCTTACGGGATAGACAATGTGAAGGTCGAATCGAATCTGATAAAGCAGCCGATCAGAACGGGGGCTTGGCGTAGCGTGGTGGAGCACATGCAGGCTTTCCCTGAGGAGAGTTTCATCGACGAACTTTCATACGTCGCAGGCGAAGATCCATATCGCTTTCGCTTGAAGCATGTTCGAAGGGCAGTCGAGCGATTTGAAGGTGACGACTATTGGCGCCAGATGGGGCAGAGAGCGAAATTGGTTCTGGAATCGGTTCCCGACTTCTACGATTGGGATGCGCCGCTCGGTCTTGGAAAAGGGCGAGGTATCGCGATGTCGAAGTTCGGCTCAACCATCGTCTGCCAGATCGCGGAAGTCGACCTAGGCGAGCGCGATTTCACAGTGGAAAGAATCGTTGCCATCGTCGCGCCCGGCAAGGTCCTCAACCCGCAGCTTGCGGAAAACCAAATCGAAGGAGGCATCCTCTGGGCGTTGAGCGCCTGCAAGCACGGCCGACTCAGCTTCGAGCATGGAAAAGTGAAGGAGGACAACTACGACGCGTATCCAGTTCTTCGATTCTCGGAGACTCCTGAGTTGCAAGTCCACTTTCTAGAAGATGAGGGACCGTTGGGAGGCATGGGGGAGCTCGGCGTGCCAGCGACGGCGCCCGCTGTAGCGAACGCGATCTACGCCATCAGCTGCAAACGCCTGCGCTCGCTGCCCTTCGATACGAACACGTTGTTCGGGAACGTCTAG
- a CDS encoding family 43 glycosylhydrolase codes for MMKRCALVLAALAVCVLSLDCLAENPLDFGSDILTADPSGHVWADGKLYLYTSHDEECQEDFWMKDWHVFSSDDLVNWTDHGAVLSVEDLSWADNYAWAPDCAYKDGKYYFCFPAGTGHKDRVNPENSTKWMGIGIAVSDSPTGPFEDAIGGPLWTEPYANDPCLFIDDDGQGYLYFHGGGGQDWLVAKMADDLLSVEGDFIKMDMGGYEPKMEGPWVFKRGDKYYFSMPENNRVLTYYMSDSPTGPWEYQGLIMEQENNANNHHSIVEFEGQWILFYHRWLPTDSECGDLQRRVCAEYLHFNDDGTIQKVTRTEEGLSKK; via the coding sequence ATGATGAAACGATGCGCGCTCGTTCTCGCAGCCCTCGCTGTCTGTGTTCTTTCTCTCGATTGCCTTGCCGAGAATCCGCTCGATTTCGGCAGCGACATTCTAACCGCAGACCCTTCCGGGCACGTCTGGGCGGACGGTAAGCTGTATTTGTACACGTCCCACGATGAAGAGTGCCAAGAGGATTTCTGGATGAAGGACTGGCATGTCTTTTCATCGGATGATCTGGTGAACTGGACCGACCACGGGGCTGTTCTTTCCGTGGAGGATCTGTCATGGGCGGACAACTACGCGTGGGCTCCCGACTGCGCGTACAAGGACGGAAAGTACTACTTTTGCTTCCCCGCAGGGACTGGGCACAAGGATCGCGTTAATCCCGAGAACAGCACCAAATGGATGGGCATCGGCATCGCGGTGAGCGATTCTCCCACGGGTCCTTTCGAGGACGCCATCGGCGGCCCCTTGTGGACCGAGCCCTATGCCAATGATCCGTGCTTGTTTATCGATGACGATGGCCAGGGGTATCTCTATTTTCACGGAGGCGGCGGTCAGGACTGGTTGGTCGCGAAAATGGCGGACGACCTCCTCAGCGTGGAGGGCGACTTCATCAAAATGGACATGGGCGGTTACGAACCGAAGATGGAAGGGCCCTGGGTCTTCAAGCGTGGCGACAAGTATTATTTTTCCATGCCGGAAAACAACCGAGTGCTGACATATTACATGAGCGATTCTCCGACGGGTCCCTGGGAATACCAAGGGCTGATCATGGAGCAGGAAAACAATGCCAACAACCACCACTCGATTGTCGAGTTCGAGGGTCAGTGGATCCTCTTCTATCATCGCTGGTTGCCGACTGATTCGGAATGCGGGGACTTGCAGCGACGGGTCTGTGCCGAGTATTTGCATTTCAATGACGACGGCACGATTCAGAAAGTCACTCGAACTGAAGAAGGTCTCAGCAAAAAATAG
- a CDS encoding FAD-dependent oxidoreductase, which yields MPSNPLQTFDVVILGGGFAGVYAAQSLAKALRKKKPDAKIALIAEENHMVFQPMLPEVAGATLSPRHVVNPIRNLCKGATVFKAEATEVDLEKKAVHLFAGDFAGRIQLDFEQIALCVGAKIDLSRIPGMQEHALLMQNVGDAMRLRAHFISRFEEANLTQDLDTKRRLLTFVIVGGGYSGVETAGQLIDLGQAIHKSYKNVDIDHCRFILIHSREHLLPTLHKSLGHYTAEKLRKRGIEIILNRRAKAVTANKVYLDNGEEIDTNNIVCTVGNAPNPIMTKLDGQLGLEVERGRLKVGPDCAAPSVDWIWAAGDCASIPSVEGGVCPPTAQFAMREGLLLGKNIAARILNSPTKPFDFKAIGELASIGHLTAVAEIKGLRFSGLLAWWMWRTIYLMKLPSIERKIRVMFDWTLELFFHRDINLLNPRYSSDISETHLEAGDTLFRKGDPAFSFYIVKRGTIELRDGDRLVTTVKANQHFGERALLEGTNFLFHAIATEPTSLVSIRSNVFKQIVQADASFATALRQSARTFLTSNELDQLLRRLPDSLLDKPVESVMKRDLITLRKGQSIRETIELFKQRPKSYVPVTDDDGKPLGAIRKESFFLHLQSSDFDSDQPVAESDYVELPQILKESSIREAMTLMARSNASKALVTDESERLCGLIALVDILPTPSAEPNAT from the coding sequence ATGCCAAGTAATCCCTTGCAGACCTTCGATGTCGTGATTCTCGGCGGTGGGTTCGCCGGCGTCTATGCCGCTCAATCCCTCGCCAAAGCCCTTCGCAAAAAGAAACCGGATGCGAAAATCGCTCTCATCGCGGAAGAGAATCATATGGTCTTCCAGCCGATGCTGCCAGAAGTGGCCGGGGCTACGCTTTCGCCGCGGCACGTGGTCAACCCGATTCGCAACCTTTGCAAGGGAGCCACCGTCTTCAAGGCCGAGGCCACCGAGGTCGACCTCGAGAAAAAGGCGGTGCACTTGTTCGCGGGCGATTTCGCAGGGCGCATCCAACTCGATTTCGAGCAAATCGCCCTTTGCGTCGGAGCGAAGATCGACCTGAGCCGCATTCCAGGCATGCAGGAGCACGCCTTGCTCATGCAGAACGTGGGAGACGCCATGCGGCTACGGGCCCATTTCATTTCCCGTTTCGAAGAAGCGAACCTTACCCAGGATTTGGATACAAAGCGCCGGCTGCTGACCTTCGTCATCGTAGGAGGCGGCTATTCCGGAGTGGAAACAGCCGGACAGCTGATCGACCTCGGACAGGCGATACACAAAAGCTACAAAAACGTCGATATCGACCACTGCCGCTTCATCCTGATCCACAGCAGGGAACACCTGCTCCCTACCTTGCACAAATCGCTGGGGCATTACACGGCTGAAAAGCTCCGCAAACGCGGCATTGAGATCATCCTAAATCGCCGAGCCAAAGCGGTGACAGCCAACAAGGTGTACCTCGACAATGGTGAGGAAATCGATACCAACAATATCGTTTGCACCGTGGGGAACGCCCCAAATCCCATAATGACCAAGCTGGACGGGCAGCTCGGCCTGGAGGTCGAGCGGGGCCGACTGAAGGTTGGTCCCGACTGCGCGGCGCCATCGGTGGACTGGATCTGGGCCGCAGGCGATTGCGCCAGCATTCCCAGCGTGGAAGGCGGCGTTTGCCCGCCCACTGCTCAGTTCGCCATGCGCGAGGGGCTTCTGCTGGGAAAGAACATCGCCGCGCGTATCCTGAATTCCCCGACAAAACCGTTCGATTTCAAGGCGATCGGAGAGCTTGCCTCCATTGGCCACCTCACCGCTGTCGCGGAAATCAAGGGGCTTCGCTTTTCCGGCCTGCTGGCTTGGTGGATGTGGCGTACCATCTACCTTATGAAGCTTCCCAGCATCGAGCGCAAGATACGGGTCATGTTCGACTGGACCTTGGAGCTGTTCTTTCACCGCGATATCAATCTGCTTAATCCTCGCTACAGTTCGGATATTTCGGAAACGCACCTAGAAGCCGGTGACACCTTGTTCCGCAAGGGAGATCCCGCGTTTTCATTCTATATCGTGAAGCGAGGCACCATCGAGCTGCGCGACGGCGATCGATTGGTCACCACGGTGAAAGCGAATCAGCATTTTGGCGAGCGCGCCCTGCTGGAAGGGACGAATTTCCTGTTTCACGCGATCGCGACTGAGCCGACCAGTCTGGTCTCCATTCGCTCCAATGTATTCAAACAGATCGTACAGGCGGACGCTTCTTTCGCCACCGCCCTTCGACAAAGCGCTCGCACCTTCCTCACGAGCAACGAACTCGATCAATTGCTGCGACGCCTGCCGGACTCGCTCCTGGACAAACCAGTGGAATCCGTGATGAAACGAGACTTGATCACGCTGAGAAAAGGTCAAAGCATCCGCGAGACGATAGAGCTATTCAAGCAGCGCCCGAAAAGCTACGTACCTGTCACCGACGACGACGGAAAGCCGCTCGGGGCCATCCGCAAGGAATCCTTCTTCCTGCACCTGCAAAGTTCGGACTTCGATAGCGATCAGCCTGTAGCCGAATCCGATTACGTCGAACTCCCTCAGATCTTGAAAGAAAGCAGTATCCGCGAAGCCATGACACTGATGGCCCGGAGCAACGCGAGCAAGGCATTGGTGACGGACGAGTCCGAACGCCTTTGCGGCCTTATCGCATTGGTGGATATTCTGCCGACTCCTTCCGCAGAGCCTAACGCAACCTGA
- a CDS encoding 2Fe-2S iron-sulfur cluster-binding protein, giving the protein MKQTIQMTINGQRRELLVDPQQPLLWSLRDDLGMTGTKYGCGKGLCGCCTVHLNGVAVRSCQMPTGGLQNAEIRTIEGVGSEEMLHPVQQAWEIEDVAQCGYCQAGQIMSAVALLDSDSSPSDEAIDVAMDGNLCRCATYKRIRKAIHRAVRLKMEGASS; this is encoded by the coding sequence ATGAAGCAGACGATACAAATGACGATAAACGGGCAGCGTCGGGAGCTGCTGGTCGATCCCCAGCAACCGTTGCTTTGGTCCTTGAGGGATGACTTGGGGATGACGGGGACTAAATACGGATGTGGCAAGGGCCTGTGCGGGTGTTGCACGGTTCACTTGAATGGAGTCGCTGTTCGATCCTGCCAGATGCCGACTGGCGGCTTGCAGAATGCGGAAATTCGAACGATCGAGGGCGTCGGCTCCGAGGAAATGCTACACCCCGTTCAGCAGGCTTGGGAAATCGAGGACGTCGCCCAATGCGGCTATTGTCAAGCAGGCCAGATCATGTCGGCCGTAGCTTTACTCGACAGCGATAGCTCCCCTAGCGATGAGGCGATCGATGTGGCGATGGACGGCAATCTGTGCCGATGCGCTACCTACAAGCGTATCCGCAAAGCCATACACCGTGCCGTGCGGTTGAAGATGGAAGGAGCGAGCTCATGA